Genomic segment of Bacteroides intestinalis DSM 17393:
CTGATTTTGCTACTGCTTATACAGTGGAGGGATCGGCAAATAGTACCAAGATAAAAGAACTGACATTGAAACAAGTGCAGTTGCAAAATGAGGTGAATGAGTTGGTGAAGAAGATGCAAGCTCATCAGATAGGTGCTGATGTGTTTGAAGAGAAACTGGCTACCTTGATGAAGGACTATAAAGATGAAGTGAAAACAAAATATATCTTTTCTGCTCCCAACACGGCGGCTGCTTATTTCGCTTTATTCCAGAAGCTGAATAATTATCTTATTTTCGATCCTTTGAACAATAAAGAAGATATCAAGTGCTTTGCTGCTGTAGCAACCAGCCTGAATAACTATTACCCGCATGCCGTACGCTCTAAAAACCTTTATAATATTGTGATTAAGGGAATGAAAAATACCCGTACACCGCAACAGAAAGTTCTGGAGTTGCCGGAAGAGGCGATTTCTGAAACAGGTATCATTGATATCGCTCTCCGTGATATGAAAGGTAACACTCATAAACTGAGTGAACTGAAAGGCAAAGTCGTATTGCTTGACTTTACTATTTACCAGAGTGCAGCTTCTGCTCCCCATAATTTCTTGTTGAATGACCTTTATACTAAATATAAGGACCAGGGACTGGTGATTTATCAGGTTTCACTGGATGCAGACGAACATTTTTGGAAAACAACCGCTGACAATCTGCCCTGGATTTGTGTGAGAGATGCCAATGGAATTTACTCAAATGTGGCCGGCATGTATAACGTTAAGGAAGTTCCTTCGTTGTTCCTGATTAACCGGAATAGTGAGCTGAGTGCCCGTGGAGAGACTATAAAAGACCTGGATGCTGCTGTGAAAGCACTGCTGTAACTTGTTATAAATTAGAAGTTTTTATTTAAATATGTTACATAGCAGCAATTTTTGCTTGACACGCATTGTTTAAAAGGCTATCTTTGCAAAAGAAAAATCGAAAGAGGGTTCCAGCATGCTGACCATGTTGGAATTCTTTTTTGTTATATAATACCATTTAGAAACTAAAAAGGAGGAAAAAAGTATGGCTTATATGTCAGAAGATGGCTACAAGAAATTGATGGCCGAACTGAAAGAATTGGAGACGGTAGAACGTCCTAAGATTTCGGCTGCAATAGCCGAAGCACGTGATAAAGGTGACCTGTCGGAGAATGCAGAGTATGATGCTGCCAAAGAGGCTCAGGGCATGCTTGAGATGAAAATCAATAAATTGAAGACGATTATAGCAGATGCCAAGATTATTGATGAGTCTAAGCTGAAAACAGACTCCGTGCAGATATTGAACAAGGTAGAACTGAAGAACGTGAAGAACGGCATGAAGATGACCTACACTATCGTTTCGGAAAGCGAAGCCAACCTGAAAGAAGGTAAGATTTCTGTTAACACGCCCATTGCACAAGGCTTACTTGGTAAGAAGGTAGGTGAGGTAGCCGAGATCAAAGTACCGCAGGGTATGGTTAACCTTGAAGTAATGAACATATCATTTTAATGTAAAGGCAGGTCCGCATGCGGGCTTGCCTTAATTTATATATCATAAAAGTTATGGCAACAATATTCAGTAGAATTATCGCAGGTGAAATACCGAGCTATAAGGTGGCAGAGGATGATAAATTCTTTGCGTTTCTGGACATCAATCCGTTGGTGAAAGGTCATACGTTGGTCGTTCCCAAACAGGAAGTGGATTATATCTTCGATTTGAGTGACGAAGACTTGGCAGCAATGCATGTTTTCGCCAAGAAAGTGGCACGTGCCATCGAGAAAGCTTTTCCTTGTAAGAAAGTGGGTGAAGCAGTGATTGGCTTAGAAGTACCTCATGCGCATATACATCTCATTCCTATCCAGAAAGAATCGGATATGCTGTTCTCTAATCCGAAGCTGAAGCTTTCTGATGAAGAATTTAAAGCAATTGCCGAAGCGATTCGTACAGCACTCTAAAAATAAAACTCCTTCCTTTTGATAATAAGAACGGGGACTGAAGTAAATTCAGTCCCCGTTTCCTTTATTCTGATTTGAAAGTCTGTGCTTTCAATTCTCCATTTTCCGGTTAAATATAATCTTCACCTAATTTTATTTGTGCATCGTTTACATATTTACGGATGGAATGTTCTTCGTCTTTTTTGCAGATGAGCAGCACATTGTCTGACTCGGCAATAAGATAACCTTCCAGTCCATCGATGACAGCGAGCTTATTTTCTGGGAGTACTACAACATTTCCTTTGCTGTTGTATAATAATGACTGGCATTTCAGCGTCACATTTCCTTCCTCATCTTTTGGGGACAGATCGTAAAGAGAGCCCCATGTTCCTAAGTCGGACCAACCGAAATCTCCTAATGAAACATATACATTGTCGGCCTTTTCCATGATGCCAAAATCAACGGAGACATTGGGGCATGCAGGGAAGTTCTCATCAATAAAGGCCTTTTCGGCTGGAGTGCCATATACGTCTTTACCCGGAACCAATTTAGAAGCCAGTTCGGGAAGTAATGCTTCTACAGCTTTAATGACAGAGTTTACATTCCACATAAAGAGTCCGGAATTCCAATAAAATTCTCCACTTTCTACGAATACTTTAGCTAATTCTAACTCCGGTTTTTCGGTGAAGGTTTTCACTTTGTAGAAATTATCTCCGCTTTGTTCGGCTATCTGTATATAGCCATAGCCTGTTTCAGGACGATTTGGTTTGATGCCGAGGGTAAGTAGTTTTTCAGATTGTGATACGAAAGATAAGCCCCTTTCGATAGCAGCAAGGAATTCACCCTCTTTCAGAATCAAATGGTCGGATGGGGCTACCACAATATTTGCATTCGGGTTCAATGCGCGGATGTGATAGGCTGCCCATGCAATGCACGGAGCTGTATTTCTACGTGTAGGTTCCAGTAATATCTGTTCAGGATTCAATTCGGGCAGTTGCTCCTTTACGAGGTCGGCATACAGGTCGTTTGTAACAATAAGTATGTTCTCCGTAGGAATAACTTTGTTGAAGCGGTCGAAGGTTTGTTGAAGCAGTGATCTGCCTGTACCAAAGAAGTCTAGAAACTGTTTTGGGAGCGTTTTTCGACTGAATGGCCAGAATCGGCTACCGATACCTCCACCCATGATAACGCAGAAGTTATCCTTATTTGTTGTCATATCGTTTGTTTTAAAAGT
This window contains:
- a CDS encoding HIT family protein, encoding MATIFSRIIAGEIPSYKVAEDDKFFAFLDINPLVKGHTLVVPKQEVDYIFDLSDEDLAAMHVFAKKVARAIEKAFPCKKVGEAVIGLEVPHAHIHLIPIQKESDMLFSNPKLKLSDEEFKAIAEAIRTAL
- the greA gene encoding transcription elongation factor GreA, with protein sequence MAYMSEDGYKKLMAELKELETVERPKISAAIAEARDKGDLSENAEYDAAKEAQGMLEMKINKLKTIIADAKIIDESKLKTDSVQILNKVELKNVKNGMKMTYTIVSESEANLKEGKISVNTPIAQGLLGKKVGEVAEIKVPQGMVNLEVMNISF
- a CDS encoding mannose-1-phosphate guanylyltransferase, with protein sequence MTTNKDNFCVIMGGGIGSRFWPFSRKTLPKQFLDFFGTGRSLLQQTFDRFNKVIPTENILIVTNDLYADLVKEQLPELNPEQILLEPTRRNTAPCIAWAAYHIRALNPNANIVVAPSDHLILKEGEFLAAIERGLSFVSQSEKLLTLGIKPNRPETGYGYIQIAEQSGDNFYKVKTFTEKPELELAKVFVESGEFYWNSGLFMWNVNSVIKAVEALLPELASKLVPGKDVYGTPAEKAFIDENFPACPNVSVDFGIMEKADNVYVSLGDFGWSDLGTWGSLYDLSPKDEEGNVTLKCQSLLYNSKGNVVVLPENKLAVIDGLEGYLIAESDNVLLICKKDEEHSIRKYVNDAQIKLGEDYI
- a CDS encoding TlpA disulfide reductase family protein, producing the protein MKKICIVALAALALSACNSKPKFKVEGEVSGADGKMLYLEAAALEGIVPLDSVKLKGDGSFSFKQTRPESPEFYRLRVDDKVINFSVDSTETIGLKAPYADFATAYTVEGSANSTKIKELTLKQVQLQNEVNELVKKMQAHQIGADVFEEKLATLMKDYKDEVKTKYIFSAPNTAAAYFALFQKLNNYLIFDPLNNKEDIKCFAAVATSLNNYYPHAVRSKNLYNIVIKGMKNTRTPQQKVLELPEEAISETGIIDIALRDMKGNTHKLSELKGKVVLLDFTIYQSAASAPHNFLLNDLYTKYKDQGLVIYQVSLDADEHFWKTTADNLPWICVRDANGIYSNVAGMYNVKEVPSLFLINRNSELSARGETIKDLDAAVKALL